In Parasteatoda tepidariorum isolate YZ-2023 chromosome 8, CAS_Ptep_4.0, whole genome shotgun sequence, the DNA window atcagcactgtggttggtgcaagtgGGTGCGGATTCATGggctaattttatttcataaccatcaTTGAACCTCCGACCCAACTtcgggtttacaactactaatgttttactccataaccttgtaattttgaaccctatccagaagacaagggaactcctgaattaagtattgggaggaattttacctccgtggaggactttttttaagaaactaaccctcatttgcagtacatggagaggaaaaccacgttATCCTCCCAagattagcctgacggtaaaggggactctaactcagtatccatctaccattgaggatatttgaCCTAATTACTGTAGTCAGTGTGAGCCGGGCACGGAATTCTGATTGATCAGTTGTAGCTAGAATTTggacccggttcacctcactaGAAAGCGGGCACTGTGTACCCTGAGACACCATAGCTCTCATAgctctaattttttatatatacagtcaaaccccgctatagtgaacacggcttatagtgaactcccggatatagtgaatgAAATGCTCGGTCCCGTACCTTGCTATACacatataatgttatttttagtggatatagtgaaccaaaaaagtgaggaaattggatataatgaacttttttctgtcttcaactgatttctgacccccccattttctttgtaataattttaacatttctacttcaaaataaatacatataccgatttttaaaaccatctgtagaaactacttttatgtgctcgaatgacaggttagacaggtttaaaaaacggaataacagaaattcaggaaatattatctgagagtcgggaagtgtttccatatctaaTGTTGAGGactgctcatcagctaaagattacagatttttatttgttcGCAAGATGaagagtgatgaaaaataaaaaaatttttgctactatgtaatatttttcaatcatttatatgaatataatgtaataaaaggaggagtttgggaaccattagtgcgtaacggatatagtgaactcccggttatagtgaaccgaaatttcggtcccttgaaggttcactatNttttttttaatacttttatcttcaaaaatatgtacACTTAATAATGTGATGATTTATATaggggattatttttttaaactttgtttattaattaagatattcaaaagaaattgattattctgaaaatataaatattttattactccagatttttatttaatttgcaagaatagtttctatttgaaattttttttaaccgcaatatgtatgtaattaactgaaataattgtgtggatgtaactttttctttatagaAGGACGAAGTATTTTGATCtcgttatttgaatttttctagtcttaatagaggataaaattttaacttaattcaacATAAATATCCATGAGCGCGAAGATTCGTTTATGACTTTTGCGAGTGCTGTATTGCGGCGAGCGTAGGGTTGCCTCTGAGTGAGGGTTACTAGATAAGGCGGTGAAACAGTTGACAAATAAAACCGCTGCGAGTGGAGGTGCCCGGGAGTCGACAATGTGTAAAGTCGCGTCCCGtaccttgctatacacgtataatgttatttttagtggatatagtgaaccaaaaaagtgaggaaattggatataataaacttttttctgtcttcgactgatccccccccccattttctttgtaataattttaaaatttctacttcaaaataaatacatataccgatttttaaaaccatctgtagaaactacttttatgtgctcgaatgacaggttagacaggtttaaaaaacggaataacagaaattcaggaaatattatctgagagtcgggaagtgtttccatatctaaTGTTGAGGactgctcatcagctaaagattacagatttttatttgttcGCAAGATGaagagtgatgaaaaataaaaaaatttttgctactatgtaatatttttcagtcatttatatgaatataatgtaataaaaggaggagtttgggaaccattagtgcgtaacggatatagtgaactcccggttatagtgaaccgaaatttcggtcccttgaaggttcactatagcggggtttgactgtataaccgtcgttgaatgcCGGACCCAATTGTTTGATTGACCCTTTGGCCAGCAGGTATataacccacgaactcttggacatgggctctgcatggtgtatatatatatatttttaggggggtattagtaaattttttaatgattttaaattctaaaattattttttttaaataaatactattttcttttaaaaaaaatacacctttaaatgtttctttttttataattttatattcaaattatagaaaaaaacttttaagttgtttatacataaatttttttagtttgctttaaaaaaaaaaaaaaaaaatatgcacagaTTTATCatgtctttaattatttttataatttaaaattttttttttgataatgaaggagaattattttttctgaaatatacgCATAAAATAGTATGAAAGGGTAATTTAGAAATTGTTGAGGATCatattcagttattacataatactacacattttgatacattttacgGTGTTAAGTGAGAGCCTTCTTCTTAGAGGCCTGTCCTGTCCTTTTTTATTCCCAGGGAGAACTCTGCTATTAGATTCTgggcttaatttttaaaaatgtctgaaataaaCTTGGACAATTGGgcaatgaataatatatattttctgatttgCCTAATGGGGTGTAGGCTCGTTGCCAAGTGTCAGGAGGATTACAAATTACTTAGGACTTATACAATTTACCTTTAatgtatatatgtgtgtatgGTGAATGTatgtactataaaatattttattatttttcagatctAAAACCACTGCAAAGGGTCCTCCTGCCAAAAGTGCTTTATCAGTAGACTTCGACTCGAAATACGAAGATTCAACACCTCTTGGTAAACAATATCAGGCTGAGATACCACCACTTGCAACAGCTCCTTATGATGAAGATGAAGCTCCATACCTGGATAAAGAGACCTTAGTGTGGAGTCCTTATAAACTGAGTGAGGAAGTAGTTCAGAAACATCTTGCAGACATTGGCATAACAGGGCGAAGAGGTCGCCATCAGATGACTGCTTACGATGAAGAAATGGCATTGTTTGAATTGCATAGATCAGATTATGACACTGAGGAAGCTAAGAGAAGGTTTTTGAATAGGCCACCTATTGCTTCTCTAGAAGATGTTTGGTGTGAAGAAGATAAGAATCTCTATAATATTGAGTTTAAGAAAAATGGCAAAGACTTTGGCGCAATTCACCGAGTTTTGTTTTGGAAAAGCATTGAAGAAATTGTTGAATATTACTATGTTACAAAAAAGACTTGTTAGTCaagacttttttatttgtttcatatctGTAATTTGCCTTTGACTTGTCATGTGATATCAAAAATTACTGTGATATTTTTGTACATGAtgaaagaatgttttaaatgttttttgtctGTAAATAGTCTCTTAATCTGTCATTTTAACTGCTTTGAgattaattaacattatggaAGTTTTTGCTAATTTCCTATTTTTGAGTTCTTAACatgaatttcatatttgaaatatatatatgtatatttttttttctctttccttttatacatatataaatgtaaagaaagAGGTCTTGttagaaactaaatttaaattttttaatttattgatcttgagtataaatgataattacttatttttgagcTCTTAACTTGTATTTcatttgctaaatatttaattttggttcaacttatatatttttatatataaactaaatttcatttaacatttaattatttaaatttattaaagaaaaaaattttaattcaaatttattttacagctgATGCTCACATTTCTCTTTCTgccattgaaaattttatttactatcaaAATTGGTACTTAAGATaaagcatttttacttattaacaaTGTGGGCTCTGATAATAGCGAGGAAAgtacaaatttatattgtttgtaTTCAATAATTTCTGTTACATAATTGTCACTGTACAGAGAGTAGTGATAGGATGAATCTTGAATTATGTTTgaccaatttttaattacttcaaacaaagcttgtttttaaaaaatctaccattttttcattattatgtttttaataaaacttacataagagaaatactttaaaaaatgtgtttgctATTTGAAGAGTTAGGTGAAGAAGGTTCTAAGtgtcacttttgaaaaaaaaattgacttctcagggaaatatttttattttattattcttattttactataaaaaaaattttttttcttcctcaagCCTTTACATTTTGAAGATCTTAAGAGATTTCTTAGTTCTTAGATTTAACTAATGGCAGGTTTACGAACAAGAAATAAAGGCATAGCATAATCTAccttaaatgtataaaatttaataatttactcaaGTTCATTGAAATATCTCTTAGAGCCTTCATCTACTTAGCTCTTCATATATTATGAGTTGTACTATGTAAGTACAGTAcagatttataacttttgaaattaaatagtttattttttcaaaaagattttaatgaaagttacagctaaaaattaaaatgtcttcCTAGAATTATATATTccagaaaaagaaacatttattgtaaGAATCAAAATAGTTGTGTATAGGAAACACACAgctttagttatttaaaaatattcagaagcTTGTTTATTTCAATGTGAGTACTAAAATGTTAACATGTATATCTAATcttgtttgaataaatttgttacttttatagaattagtatttatttaaccaCGTTCTTGGcataataattatgtaagtaCTCTACTTTAACATAATGATTATATCACATGCTGATTTCACTTAGGTGAGGTACTTTTTTTACAaggcagtttttaaaaaaattctttattgtcATATCATATAATATCTATcgatttatatgttattttttataactttttgtcATTTCAAGCAGTTATTCGTGATTGTTAGGTTATGTCCCCCCCCCCACCTAAACCAGCGCTCTCTGTGCCATCTTATAAAAGCAGGTCAAAATATCAATACGAAGAAAAGCAACagttctgtaaaatttaaagagtttgTGAACGATTTCAGCAGCAAATATAGAGTTACCAGTCAGTAAACATCACCTGACCACGTCATTTCCctccttgaaaattttcataaaaagtttcatttgataaattaattaatatttatgctgtTTAACATAGAGAGCGCCTTacctatttttaagaaaatcccTGTTCGGCAGAGCAAGCTGCCTAGAAGCCCTCATATTGTGGTATAGCAATGTACTACTAACAgattgaaaaagataaaaaattgatttctaataaataaaaatttagtaatttttaaatgcattttcagttttaatgtgaaagaatttaaatgtttcagttttatataatactttACACTGTTAGTCCCCAGTGAATAACAGCCTAAATGGAAAGCTCGGTGTCAGTTATCAATGATTGATTGTAATAGTTAatgcaatttatatattaatttatgctaaCATTTAATAAACGAATGTTGATGTAGTAAACTAATATAGATCAAAAAGgtgtgaattgaaaaatatatgatgGAATCTCCATTTATTAGGGGTcgtttcatttgcaaaaaaaaaaaaagaataactctcaaacattttgaaaaatataatgagaatAGTACCTTTCAAATAGAACACAGTGTATCTTCAATTCTCATAGTCCTAAAATTGTTagatataaaaacatataatttgattatttttcggaaatattttaatgagcaGCCAGATCTGATAGGAAAATGTTGTAGTTATAGACcaggggtggccaagctccttAATAatcgagccatttttcaaaatttgaaatttttcgcgagccgcaattaaatatgtatttaaaaggtatgaaaaaaattttttttattgaaaacatataaataaaagtacaaaatatgtgtattgaattcagatattaatcaaatttattttacttctcttaataattctttaaaatttagtgaataattggtgacagcacttctcagtaattctttgcGATGCTGGTTAGTTGATACTGATTGATAtttggatttcacgaattttaaagtggaataaaatgattcacataagtacgttgatccgaatattgaaataattcgacaagcagcctttttaaattcaggatacttcgattctggtacaaatttccaaaattcagtaatcgacgtcgacttatattttaattgtagagcttgatcttcttgcatctctattaCTAGGTGCTTTTTgggtcataattatattggaaatggaaaactcaccttgaattatattaacttcaaatggattcagaaaaaaatcaagggatgatttgaaatatttcaagtcTTGAAATCTATTTTGGAATTTTGTCAATATTCcttttagcttttttatataCTCGCTgagtttttcttgtttaatattgaaacaaatttttttaattcgaggaaaatgacaaaatgttttatttttaacatcctcttgaaaaagttgtaatttagtttgaaaactaAAGTAGTTTGAAATCTAAATATACTCAGTGAGAggtcaaatattattttatctttccgTAAATTCAGTGTTTGCAAATGTTCCATGACATCTGTTAAAAACAGTAACCATAAGTCTAGTAACCACTCGTCATCGTCTAATTCTGAATAGgtcatttccttttattttagaaatgcagTTATCGAATCAAACAAATCTACAAAGCAATTTAATACGCTGT includes these proteins:
- the LOC107447157 gene encoding mesoderm induction early response protein 1 produces the protein MKVWASYKNCLYFGSLRYWRLKPFLMKSTSLLIVYQRITDKSKTTAKGPPAKSALSVDFDSKYEDSTPLGKQYQAEIPPLATAPYDEDEAPYLDKETLVWSPYKLSEEVVQKHLADIGITGRRGRHQMTAYDEEMALFELHRSDYDTEEAKRRFLNRPPIASLEDVWCEEDKNLYNIEFKKNGKDFGAIHRVLFWKSIEEIVEYYYVTKKTC